Proteins co-encoded in one Leucobacter exalbidus genomic window:
- a CDS encoding DHA2 family efflux MFS transporter permease subunit, giving the protein MILVDTTIVSVANPSIMQGLDTTMTATLWATSAYLLAYAVPLLITGRLGDRFGPRRLYLLGLAVFTVASLACGIAPNIETLIIARVFQGLGASLMTPQTMAVITRIFAPRERGSAMAIWGVTAGVATLVGPILGGFLIDAGGWEWIFFINLPVGVIAFALALKFVPKLPTTAHRFDWLGVILSGVGMFLLVFGIQEGESYDWGSILGPITVPMLIIAGIVLLVLFVVWQRVQKGEPLIPLRVFSDRNFSVGTAAIVTIGFAITAQSLPLMFYFQLVLGLTPTESALMLSPMAVIAIALARPVGLMIDHREPRRAATLGLVFVAAGLIMYFFMMRPDTSIWWLLAASAVLGLGNAFMWGPLASITTFGLAPELAGAGSGVYNTGRQVGAVLGAAAITVLMASQLSAQFGAAAAGAGGQGAGGGALPEPLREGYSIAMAQSLLLPIAVIAVGIVVTLFFGKRPVRPVTGPVPVMQ; this is encoded by the coding sequence ATGATCTTGGTGGATACGACGATCGTGTCGGTCGCGAACCCCTCAATCATGCAGGGGCTCGACACGACGATGACGGCGACGCTGTGGGCGACGAGCGCGTATCTGCTCGCGTACGCGGTGCCGCTGCTCATCACCGGGCGCCTCGGTGACCGGTTCGGCCCGCGCCGCCTCTACCTGCTGGGCCTCGCGGTCTTCACCGTGGCATCGCTCGCGTGCGGCATCGCCCCCAATATCGAAACGTTGATCATCGCGCGTGTGTTCCAGGGCCTCGGCGCCTCGCTGATGACACCGCAGACGATGGCGGTCATCACGCGCATCTTCGCGCCGCGTGAGCGCGGGTCGGCGATGGCGATCTGGGGTGTCACGGCGGGCGTCGCGACCCTCGTCGGCCCGATTCTTGGCGGCTTCTTGATCGATGCCGGCGGCTGGGAATGGATCTTCTTCATCAACCTGCCCGTGGGCGTGATCGCGTTCGCGCTCGCCCTGAAGTTCGTGCCGAAGCTGCCCACCACCGCGCACCGTTTCGACTGGCTCGGCGTGATACTCAGCGGCGTCGGCATGTTTCTGCTCGTGTTTGGCATTCAAGAGGGCGAGAGCTACGACTGGGGCTCCATCCTCGGCCCGATCACCGTACCCATGCTGATCATCGCGGGCATTGTGCTGCTCGTGCTGTTCGTCGTGTGGCAGCGGGTGCAGAAGGGTGAACCACTGATTCCGCTGCGCGTGTTTAGTGACCGCAACTTCTCGGTCGGCACCGCCGCGATCGTCACCATCGGCTTCGCGATCACCGCGCAGAGCCTTCCGCTGATGTTCTACTTCCAGCTCGTGCTGGGCCTCACGCCCACCGAATCTGCGCTGATGCTGTCGCCGATGGCCGTCATTGCGATCGCCCTCGCCCGCCCCGTCGGCCTCATGATCGACCACCGCGAACCCCGCCGCGCAGCGACCCTCGGGCTCGTGTTCGTGGCCGCGGGCCTCATCATGTACTTCTTCATGATGCGCCCCGACACCTCGATCTGGTGGCTGCTCGCCGCGAGCGCGGTGCTCGGCCTCGGCAACGCGTTCATGTGGGGCCCGCTGGCTTCGATCACGACGTTTGGGCTGGCCCCTGAACTCGCAGGCGCCGGATCAGGCGTCTACAACACCGGCCGCCAGGTGGGCGCCGTGCTCGGTGCGGCGGCGATCACCGTGCTGATGGCGTCGCAGCTGTCGGCGCAGTTCGGTGCGGCCGCGGCTGGCGCCGGCGGTCAGGGTGCGGGCGGAGGAGCTTTGCCTGAGCCGCTGCGCGAGGGCTACTCGATCGCGATGGCGCAGTCCCTGCTGCTGCCGATCGCGGTCATCGCCGTCGGTATCGTCGTCACCCTGTTCTTCGGCAAGCGCCCGGTGCGCCCCGTCACGGGCCCCGTGCCGGTGATGCAGTAA
- a CDS encoding ABC transporter permease, with translation MSTSTPTHRRLTPAAATWLVAEREITTRLRSKAFLISAGLLLFFVLAGVIASGVIANSGGFGDPAKVAVVAGTGAASTSDPAAQLEAAGLEVTSAPDRAAAERLVLDGDVEAAVIPGGDTPVGLTVLTNDSAPGEVMQALSAAPTLEILAPTSDNPMVAYLISIAFGMVFMMSAITFGTTIAQSVVEEKQTRIVEILLSTVSARTMLAGKILGNSLLALAQVVAIAALASVGMLATGQDLLLGELGIALIWFGILFAFGFVLLAALYAALASLVSRQEDIGSVSSPVMMLVMLPYIGVIVFNDNPTALAIMSYIPFSAPVGMPMRLYLGTAAWWEPILSVLILLVSIAIVWALGARIYEGSILRTGTRVKIADALKR, from the coding sequence ATGAGCACATCAACACCCACGCACCGGCGGCTCACCCCGGCGGCCGCGACCTGGTTAGTCGCCGAGCGCGAAATCACCACCCGCCTGCGCAGCAAGGCGTTTCTAATCTCGGCCGGCCTGCTGCTGTTCTTCGTGCTCGCGGGCGTGATTGCGAGCGGCGTGATCGCCAACTCTGGCGGGTTCGGTGACCCGGCAAAGGTCGCCGTTGTGGCCGGCACCGGCGCCGCAAGCACCAGCGATCCGGCGGCGCAGCTTGAAGCCGCTGGCCTCGAGGTTACGAGCGCGCCAGATCGCGCCGCGGCCGAGCGCCTCGTGCTTGACGGCGACGTCGAAGCCGCAGTGATCCCGGGCGGAGACACCCCGGTCGGCCTCACCGTGCTCACCAACGACAGCGCACCCGGCGAGGTGATGCAGGCCCTGTCTGCCGCCCCCACACTCGAGATCCTCGCACCCACCTCAGACAACCCGATGGTCGCGTACCTCATCTCGATCGCCTTCGGCATGGTGTTCATGATGAGCGCGATCACCTTCGGCACCACCATCGCCCAAAGCGTGGTCGAAGAGAAGCAGACCCGCATCGTCGAGATTCTGCTCTCCACCGTCAGCGCCCGCACCATGCTCGCGGGCAAGATCCTCGGCAACAGCCTGCTCGCCCTCGCGCAGGTCGTCGCCATCGCGGCCCTCGCCTCGGTGGGCATGCTCGCGACCGGGCAAGACCTGCTGCTGGGCGAACTCGGCATCGCACTGATCTGGTTCGGCATTCTGTTTGCGTTCGGCTTCGTGCTGCTCGCCGCCCTCTACGCTGCCCTCGCCTCGCTCGTGTCGCGACAAGAAGACATCGGCTCGGTGTCGAGCCCCGTGATGATGCTCGTGATGCTGCCCTACATCGGCGTGATCGTGTTCAACGACAACCCGACCGCGCTCGCGATCATGAGCTACATCCCCTTCTCGGCCCCCGTCGGCATGCCGATGCGGCTCTACCTGGGCACCGCGGCATGGTGGGAGCCGATCCTGTCAGTGCTGATTCTGCTGGTATCGATCGCGATTGTGTGGGCGCTGGGTGCCCGCATCTATGAAGGATCGATTCTGCGCACCGGCACGCGGGTCAAGATTGCCGACGCGCTGAAGCGCTAA
- a CDS encoding thiamine-binding protein gives MILAFSVAPSGEAPGRAERADGSVSDAVAEAVKVVRASGLPYRTSSMFTEIEGEWDEVFDVVKRATEAVLPFGSRVSLIMKADIRPGFEGEIDGKLERLEQAIDAS, from the coding sequence ATGATTCTTGCGTTCTCAGTCGCCCCGAGCGGCGAAGCCCCCGGCCGTGCAGAGCGTGCCGACGGGTCGGTGTCTGACGCCGTCGCCGAGGCCGTCAAGGTCGTGCGCGCATCGGGGCTGCCCTACCGTACCTCATCAATGTTCACCGAGATCGAGGGCGAATGGGACGAGGTGTTCGACGTGGTCAAGCGCGCTACCGAGGCCGTGCTGCCGTTTGGCTCACGCGTCTCGCTGATCATGAAGGCCGACATTCGCCCCGGGTTCGAGGGCGAAATAGACGGCAAGCTCGAGCGACTCGAACAGGCCATCGACGCGTCGTAG